GTCTTCCTGGGCTCGCTGGTGTTCGAGAGCTTCTTCGCCATCCCGGGGCTGGGCTCCTACGTGATCGATGCCATCAGCGGGCAGGACTTCGCCATCGTGCGCACCATGGTCTTCCTGGGCTCGCTGCTCTACATCCTGTCCTACATCCTGGTCGACCTGGCCTACAGCTGGGTTGATCCGCGGGTGCGGCTGGCCTGAGAACCTGACGGGGAACGCACGATGATGCCCAAGTTCGTGGTCCTCTGGACCGATGCCGTGCTCTGGGGCGCCTGGGCGGCCACGCTGGCCTACGCCTGGCACGTGCGCCGCCAACCGCACCTGAGCGCCAGCTGGCGCAAGGTCTGGCGCGACGGCGCAGCGATGTCCGCCACCGTGGTGCTCGCCTTCTTCATGGTCGTCACGCTGCTGGACAGCGTGCACTTTCGCCGCGCGCTGCCGCCGACGGCCGGCCAGGCCGCGGGTCAGGTTTTCCACGCGACGCGCACCGAGTCGGTCCTCGACGTGCTGCTCGCGGGCCAGGCCAACCAGCAGGAGGCCACCTACTCGCGCCCGCTGTCCTACCAGGGCTTCACCCGCGTGTCGGAGGAGGTCGGCGGCGAGGTCCGGCGCGTGCACCCGCGGCTGCAGTACGGCGGTGCCCACCTGCAGGATCCCGAGCGGCAATGGCTCGGCGACCTGGCCTGGCGTGGTGGCCTGGGGCTGGCCGCCGGGGCGCTGGCGGGCGGCCTGCTGCTGCTGGCCGGGCTGCCGCTGGCACGTCGCCAGGATGCCGCGCTGAGCGGCGTGCCGACCGCCCTGGCGCTGCGCCGCCTGCTGGCCGACCGCTGCGAGCTGCCCTGGCGCGCCGGCTGGATCACTGCGCTGCTGCTGTGCCTGCTGGCCGGGCTGGCCGTCGGCCTGGGCAGTGGCTACCACGTGCTGGGCACCGACAACCTCGGCAACGACGTGTTCTACCAGGCGCTCAAGAGCGTGCGCACCGCCTTCGTGATCGGCACGATGGCCAGCGTCGCGACGCTGCCCTTCGCGATCGCGCTGGGCATCCTGGCCGGCTGGTACCGCGGCTGGGTGGACGAGGTGATCCAGTACCTCTATACCGTGCTGTCCTCGGTGCCCAACGTGCTGCTGATTGCCGCCTGCGTGCTGATGGTGCAGGTCTTCCTCGACAAGCACCCGGAGCTGTTCGAGACCGGGGCCGAGCGCGCCGACCTGAAGATCTTCATGCTCTGCCTCATCCTCGGCCTGACCGGCTGGGCCGGCCTGTGCCGGCTGCTGCGCGGCGAGACCCTCAAGCTGCGCGAGCTGGACTACGTGCAGGCGGCCACGGCCTTTGGCGTTGGCTCGCTGCGCATCATGCACCGCCACATCCTGCCCAACGTGGTGCAC
The Sphaerotilus microaerophilus DNA segment above includes these coding regions:
- a CDS encoding ABC transporter permease, whose product is MPKFVVLWTDAVLWGAWAATLAYAWHVRRQPHLSASWRKVWRDGAAMSATVVLAFFMVVTLLDSVHFRRALPPTAGQAAGQVFHATRTESVLDVLLAGQANQQEATYSRPLSYQGFTRVSEEVGGEVRRVHPRLQYGGAHLQDPERQWLGDLAWRGGLGLAAGALAGGLLLLAGLPLARRQDAALSGVPTALALRRLLADRCELPWRAGWITALLLCLLAGLAVGLGSGYHVLGTDNLGNDVFYQALKSVRTAFVIGTMASVATLPFAIALGILAGWYRGWVDEVIQYLYTVLSSVPNVLLIAACVLMVQVFLDKHPELFETGAERADLKIFMLCLILGLTGWAGLCRLLRGETLKLRELDYVQAATAFGVGSLRIMHRHILPNVVHLVLINTVLDFSALILYEAVLSYVGVGVDPSMNSFGGMINMGRDEMSRDPLVWWSFSAAFVFMVALVLAANLFADGVRDAFDPRARNLRPRLGLGRAGQRRAGVTGESA